The following coding sequences are from one Hymenobacter sp. DG25A window:
- a CDS encoding YpdA family putative bacillithiol disulfide reductase: protein MSAIELSETTASFDVVIIGAGPVGLACAIEAKRRGFTVCVVDKGALVNSLVGYPTNMEFFSTPELLEIGGYPFPTSHYKPLREDALDYYHRVASSEKIPLRLYEAVAGLEGEPGRYEVVTEKGRIACAAVIIATGFYDIPNYLNVPGEDLPHVSHYYKEPYAHVGQPVVVIGAKNSSAKAALQLLRAGAEVTMVVRGAEVSESVKYWIRPDLLNRIAEGRIKAHFSSSVQRVTPDAVEILTPEGPLTLPTSHVYALTGYRPNYALLAALGITTRDDAACTPWHNSDTFETNRPGVYLAGTVCGGLNTSRWFIENGRHHAAVIAAHISPVCTAG from the coding sequence ATGAGTGCTATTGAACTTTCAGAAACCACCGCTTCTTTTGACGTGGTTATTATTGGGGCCGGGCCGGTGGGACTGGCCTGCGCCATTGAGGCCAAGCGGCGCGGCTTTACTGTGTGCGTGGTAGATAAAGGCGCGCTGGTAAACTCCCTGGTGGGCTACCCCACCAACATGGAGTTCTTCTCCACACCCGAGCTGCTCGAAATTGGCGGCTACCCCTTTCCCACCTCGCATTACAAACCCCTGCGCGAAGACGCCCTGGACTACTACCACCGCGTAGCCAGTTCTGAAAAAATTCCCCTGCGCCTCTACGAGGCAGTAGCCGGGCTGGAAGGCGAGCCAGGCCGGTATGAAGTAGTCACGGAGAAAGGCCGCATAGCCTGCGCCGCTGTGATAATAGCTACTGGCTTTTATGATATTCCCAACTACCTGAACGTGCCCGGCGAAGACCTGCCGCACGTGAGTCACTACTACAAAGAGCCCTACGCCCACGTGGGCCAGCCGGTGGTGGTTATCGGGGCCAAAAACTCCTCGGCCAAAGCCGCCCTTCAGCTGCTGCGCGCCGGAGCCGAGGTGACTATGGTAGTGCGGGGGGCCGAGGTAAGCGAGTCAGTGAAATACTGGATCCGGCCTGATTTGCTGAACCGCATTGCCGAAGGCCGCATTAAGGCCCATTTCAGCAGCAGTGTGCAGCGCGTTACCCCTGATGCCGTGGAGATACTCACCCCGGAAGGCCCGCTTACTCTGCCTACCAGCCACGTATATGCCCTCACCGGCTACCGCCCCAACTACGCGCTGCTGGCCGCCCTGGGCATTACCACCCGCGACGATGCCGCGTGCACACCCTGGCACAACTCCGATACCTTTGAAACCAACCGCCCGGGCGTATACCTGGCGGGCACCGTGTGCGGCGGCCTGAACACCAGCCGCTGGTTTATTGAAAACGGCCGCCACCATGCGGCCGTTATTGCCGCGCACATTTCTCCGGTTTGCACGGCGGGGTAA
- a CDS encoding SGNH/GDSL hydrolase family protein, translating to MITLFKKSLPGLALLGLVLGGCQPELEAPKSDKGSADFSKYVAVGNSLTAGYSNGGLSNASQALSYPAILAQQFAKVGGGSFVQPAFAAGQENGSGFLRFTGFNANGTPKLENVTDKTAYTGATLPSGQNQLAAYTGAQSNNLAVPGISVLSSVSALTGGLAPYGVINPFFNRLLPAAEAPSTDYLTYIGQASPTFFTMWLGSNDVLTYATAGGVASATNPFSAMTDTTRFGIGYRALLATISKNGTVKGAVANIPAVSALPYFTTVRVAAINASIKANPNLPNASTAGLFITTGKGEVRAALPTDLLVLTSSAVIGTPSADPATNPFPVGVGYAPTMSNPLPSQYVLDADEISAINSRTAQLNSIIAKSARQYKQPVVDMNAFFSTIVNNGYAVNAVNNTTAYIAGNLFSLDGVHPTSRGYAVVANEFIRVINQTYNASVPQVDPNAYSGVTFP from the coding sequence ATGATTACTCTGTTTAAAAAATCACTGCCGGGCCTGGCATTGCTGGGTCTGGTGCTGGGCGGTTGCCAGCCTGAGCTGGAAGCTCCCAAATCAGATAAAGGCTCCGCCGACTTCTCGAAATATGTAGCCGTAGGTAACTCCCTCACGGCCGGTTACTCCAATGGTGGTTTGTCCAACGCCTCGCAGGCGCTGTCTTACCCCGCTATTCTGGCCCAGCAGTTTGCCAAAGTAGGTGGTGGCAGCTTTGTGCAGCCTGCTTTCGCCGCCGGCCAGGAGAACGGCAGCGGCTTCCTGCGCTTCACCGGCTTCAACGCCAATGGCACGCCTAAGCTGGAAAACGTAACCGATAAGACGGCTTACACCGGTGCTACGCTCCCCAGCGGCCAGAACCAGCTGGCCGCCTACACCGGTGCCCAGTCTAATAACCTGGCGGTACCCGGTATTTCGGTTCTTTCCAGCGTATCGGCTCTCACGGGTGGTTTGGCTCCTTACGGCGTTATCAACCCCTTCTTCAACCGTTTGCTCCCCGCGGCCGAGGCTCCTTCTACGGATTACCTGACGTACATCGGCCAAGCCAGCCCCACGTTCTTCACCATGTGGCTGGGCAGCAACGATGTACTGACCTATGCCACCGCTGGTGGCGTGGCCAGTGCTACCAACCCGTTCAGCGCCATGACCGATACAACCCGCTTTGGCATTGGTTACCGCGCACTGCTGGCTACCATCTCCAAGAATGGTACGGTAAAAGGTGCCGTGGCCAATATTCCTGCGGTATCGGCCTTGCCTTACTTCACTACGGTACGGGTAGCGGCTATCAACGCCAGCATCAAAGCCAATCCTAATCTGCCCAATGCTTCCACTGCCGGCCTGTTTATTACCACGGGCAAAGGGGAAGTTCGCGCAGCACTGCCCACCGATTTGCTGGTGCTGACCTCCAGCGCTGTTATCGGTACGCCTTCTGCTGATCCGGCTACTAATCCCTTCCCGGTTGGGGTAGGCTACGCGCCCACGATGAGCAACCCGCTGCCCAGCCAGTATGTGCTGGATGCGGACGAGATTAGTGCTATTAACTCCCGCACGGCTCAGCTGAACTCTATCATTGCAAAGTCAGCCCGTCAGTACAAGCAGCCGGTGGTGGATATGAACGCCTTCTTCTCCACTATTGTGAACAATGGCTACGCCGTAAATGCCGTGAACAATACCACGGCTTACATTGCTGGTAACCTGTTCTCGCTGGACGGTGTGCACCCTACGTCCCGCGGTTATGCCGTGGTAGCCAATGAGTTCATCCGGGTAATCAACCAGACTTACAATGCTTCGGTACCTCAGGTAGATCCTAATGCCTACAGTGGCGTAACGTTCCCCTAG